In one window of Coffea eugenioides isolate CCC68of unplaced genomic scaffold, Ceug_1.0 ScVebR1_1029;HRSCAF=1815, whole genome shotgun sequence DNA:
- the LOC113754770 gene encoding uncharacterized protein LOC113754770 produces the protein MSLMKNLMTVKDFITLIHLMSTPLGFLTLMFLTMIIILMILRTSLSGTWILTMQLSLGSVDRWSLLAASIMHVMLVHPLEQLQEISIERALAFSVLCKLFLFGALRPGAFWTPKFPYCGVDLQDTSPWLCIYVLSS, from the exons ATGAGTTTGATGAAGAACTTGATGACTGTGAAGGACTTCATTACTCTGATTCATTTGATGTCTACTCCTCTGGGATTTCTGACTTTGATGTTTCTGACTATGATTattattttgatgattttgagGACTTCACTCTCTGGGACATGGATTCTGACTATGCAGCTTTCCTTGGGCTCTGTTGATAGATG GTCCCTATTAGCTGCATCTATCATGCATGTGATGCTAGTCCATCCACTGGAGCAGCTGCAGGAAATTTCGATTGAAAGGGCTCTAGCCTTTTCTGTTCTTTGCAAATTGTTTCTGTTTGGTGCTCTGCGGCCAGGAGCATTTTGGACTCCAAAATTCCCTTACTGCGGGGTAGACCTTCAGGACACCAGCCCATGGCTTTGCATATATGTACTTTCTTCCTAA